From the Sphingomonas suaedae genome, one window contains:
- a CDS encoding acyl-CoA dehydrogenase family protein, whose product MATLAEPETGADSLEAFRAEVREWLAANFPASLKGKDNSMSAVEGPTQEAPEQAAWRKAMGEKGWGVPTWPAEYGGGGLSRAQAKVLQEEMARAGAWNPIGGMGVMMFGPTLLEYGNEAQKREHIPAIAKGEVRWCQGYSEPNAGSDLANLQTFAEDKGDHYLVNGQKTWTSGGQWAHKCFAIVRTDKTQKQGGITFLLIDMDSPGVEVKPIQMISGMSPFCETFFTNVKVPKENRVGEEGQGWTIGKRLLQHERTNLSGGGSAFRVSGPSLADIAKKYVGADDQGRVADPDLRARIAKFEMDWRAFLLTAMRVQAESKAVGGVSEVSSILKTVGTKLGQERAELMIEIQGLQGLGWEGEGFTPQEIQGVRAWLFGKATTIYGGSTEIQNNVIAKRILGMLDHQ is encoded by the coding sequence ATGGCAACGCTGGCCGAGCCCGAAACCGGGGCAGACTCGCTCGAGGCGTTCCGGGCGGAAGTGCGCGAGTGGCTCGCGGCGAACTTCCCGGCTTCGCTCAAGGGCAAGGACAATTCGATGTCCGCGGTAGAGGGGCCGACGCAGGAGGCCCCCGAACAGGCCGCCTGGCGCAAGGCGATGGGCGAGAAGGGGTGGGGCGTCCCGACCTGGCCCGCCGAATATGGCGGCGGTGGCCTTTCCCGCGCACAGGCAAAGGTCCTTCAGGAGGAAATGGCCCGCGCGGGTGCGTGGAACCCCATCGGCGGGATGGGCGTGATGATGTTCGGCCCGACGCTGCTGGAATATGGCAATGAGGCGCAGAAGCGCGAGCATATCCCCGCGATTGCCAAGGGCGAAGTGCGCTGGTGCCAGGGCTATAGCGAGCCGAACGCAGGTTCCGACCTCGCCAACCTCCAGACCTTTGCCGAGGACAAGGGCGACCATTATCTGGTCAACGGGCAGAAGACCTGGACCAGCGGCGGGCAATGGGCGCACAAATGCTTCGCGATCGTCCGCACCGACAAGACGCAGAAACAGGGCGGCATCACCTTCCTGTTGATCGACATGGATTCGCCCGGGGTCGAGGTGAAGCCGATCCAGATGATCAGCGGCATGTCGCCCTTTTGCGAAACCTTCTTCACCAATGTGAAGGTGCCCAAGGAAAACCGCGTCGGCGAGGAAGGGCAGGGCTGGACGATCGGCAAGCGCCTGCTCCAGCATGAGCGCACCAATTTGTCGGGTGGCGGTTCCGCCTTCCGCGTGTCCGGGCCATCTTTGGCCGACATCGCCAAGAAATATGTCGGCGCGGACGATCAGGGCCGCGTCGCCGACCCCGATCTGCGCGCGCGGATCGCCAAGTTCGAGATGGACTGGCGCGCCTTCCTGCTCACCGCGATGCGCGTGCAGGCGGAGAGCAAGGCGGTGGGCGGCGTGTCCGAAGTCTCGTCGATCCTCAAGACCGTCGGCACCAAGCTGGGGCAGGAGCGCGCCGAGCTGATGATCGAGATCCAGGGGCTTCAGGGTCTGGGCTGGGAGGGTGAAGGCTTCACCCCGCAGGAGATTCAGGGCGTGCGCGCGTGGCTCTTCGGCAAGGCGACGACCATTTATGGCGGGTCGACCGAAATCCAGAACAATGTGATCGCCAAGCGCATCCTGGGGATGCTGGATCATCAGTAA
- a CDS encoding glutathione S-transferase family protein, which translates to MLFYDSAMPAPNPRRVRIFAAEKGIDLPTRDVSILKGEHKSEEFKGVNPLGQTPALKLDDGTCLSESVAICRYLEALHPEPPLFGTTPTEIAQIEMWSRRVELRLMVPTGMIWVHTHPFTARVVPHQYKGFGESNRTLVARAHALFDDALGETPFVAGERYTMADILLLTTIDFGTFIGLTIAEEHARLNDWHRRVTARESAKA; encoded by the coding sequence ATGCTGTTTTATGATTCGGCGATGCCCGCCCCCAATCCCCGCCGCGTCCGCATCTTTGCCGCCGAAAAGGGGATCGACCTGCCGACGCGGGATGTCTCGATCCTGAAGGGCGAGCACAAGAGCGAAGAGTTCAAGGGCGTAAACCCGCTCGGCCAGACCCCCGCGCTCAAGCTGGATGACGGGACCTGCCTGTCCGAAAGCGTCGCGATCTGTCGCTATCTTGAGGCGCTGCACCCCGAACCCCCCTTGTTCGGGACTACCCCGACCGAAATCGCGCAGATCGAGATGTGGAGCCGCCGCGTCGAACTGCGGCTGATGGTCCCCACCGGCATGATCTGGGTCCACACCCACCCCTTCACCGCGCGGGTCGTGCCCCACCAGTATAAGGGCTTCGGCGAAAGCAACCGCACGCTCGTCGCCCGCGCGCACGCGCTGTTCGACGACGCGCTCGGCGAAACCCCGTTCGTCGCGGGCGAACGCTACACCATGGCCGACATTCTCCTGCTCACCACCATCGATTTCGGCACGTTCATCGGCCTGACGATCGCCGAGGAACATGCCCGCCTCAACGACTGGCACCGCCGCGTCACCGCCCGGGAAAGCGCAAAAGCATGA
- a CDS encoding thioesterase family protein — protein MTSLPQLLADAVPTESGFTTKIPSNWLQGRTAYGGLSSALALAAAKQVEPDLPPLRSAQVAFVGPLAGPVSVTATKLRRGRNAAFVQADIVSEAGLGLRTTFVFMAQLPSAIDHDGTASARHAPPPADAELYTGPKEFFTGNFNFFDLKAEAGPTQWLRWGRLIDRAGLDPEIELMAMGDALPPAAFKLFAKMTPLSSLTWQVNILQPAPVTQDGWWLLAAETDSARGGYSSQTMRMWAADGTLVAEGMQGVAIFG, from the coding sequence ATGACTTCGCTTCCGCAATTGCTGGCCGATGCGGTGCCGACCGAGAGCGGCTTTACCACCAAGATTCCGTCCAACTGGTTGCAGGGGCGGACGGCCTATGGCGGGCTGTCGTCGGCGCTGGCGCTGGCGGCTGCGAAGCAGGTCGAGCCGGACCTGCCGCCGCTGCGGTCGGCGCAGGTGGCGTTTGTCGGACCGCTGGCGGGGCCGGTGAGCGTGACCGCGACCAAGCTGCGGCGGGGGCGCAATGCGGCATTTGTCCAGGCGGACATCGTGAGCGAGGCGGGGCTGGGGCTGCGCACGACCTTCGTGTTCATGGCGCAGCTTCCGTCTGCGATCGATCATGACGGCACCGCCTCCGCGCGCCATGCGCCGCCGCCCGCCGATGCCGAACTCTACACCGGTCCCAAGGAGTTTTTCACCGGCAATTTCAACTTTTTCGACCTGAAGGCCGAGGCCGGGCCGACGCAGTGGCTGCGCTGGGGGCGGCTGATCGACCGCGCCGGGCTGGACCCGGAAATCGAACTGATGGCGATGGGCGATGCGCTGCCCCCCGCAGCGTTCAAGCTGTTCGCGAAGATGACGCCGCTGTCGTCGCTGACCTGGCAGGTCAATATCCTTCAGCCTGCGCCGGTGACGCAGGATGGCTGGTGGCTGCTGGCGGCGGAAACCGACAGCGCGCGCGGTGGCTATTCGAGCCAGACGATGCGGATGTGGGCGGCGGACGGGACGCTGGTGGCGGAGGGGATGCAGGGAGTGGCGATTTTCGGGTAG
- a CDS encoding response regulator gives MTAETPHLLLVDDERSIREPLAQYLTKQGFRVTQVGDAEAARARLSAYSIDLVVLDIMMPGEDGLSLCRHIRATSETPVILLTAKSEETDRIVGLEMGADDYVVKPFSPRELAARIKVVLRRMQAGGTRQHAPESGSYAFSGWVLKTGERALVDRDGVSVPLSTGEYNLLLALVMRPRAVLTRDQLLDLTQGREAAAFDRAIDNQVSRLRKKIEPDAKNPSLIKTVWGGGYTLASDVTRL, from the coding sequence ATGACTGCCGAGACCCCGCATTTGCTGCTCGTCGATGACGAGCGCTCGATCCGCGAGCCGCTCGCGCAATATCTCACCAAACAGGGGTTTCGCGTAACCCAGGTCGGCGATGCGGAGGCGGCGCGCGCGCGCCTTTCGGCCTATTCGATCGACCTGGTCGTGCTCGACATCATGATGCCGGGCGAAGATGGCCTGAGCCTGTGCCGCCATATCCGCGCGACCAGCGAAACGCCGGTTATCCTGCTCACCGCGAAGAGCGAGGAAACCGACCGCATCGTCGGGCTGGAAATGGGCGCGGACGATTATGTCGTGAAGCCCTTCTCCCCCCGCGAACTCGCCGCGCGGATCAAGGTGGTGCTGCGCCGGATGCAGGCGGGTGGCACACGCCAGCACGCGCCCGAAAGCGGCAGCTATGCTTTTTCGGGCTGGGTGCTCAAGACCGGCGAGCGCGCGCTCGTGGATCGCGACGGCGTGTCGGTACCGCTGTCGACCGGTGAGTATAACCTTCTGCTCGCGCTGGTGATGCGGCCGCGCGCGGTGCTTACCCGCGACCAGCTGCTCGACCTGACCCAAGGGCGCGAGGCGGCGGCGTTCGACCGCGCGATCGACAATCAGGTCAGCCGGTTGCGCAAGAAGATCGAGCCGGATGCCAAGAACCCCAGCCTCATCAAAACCGTGTGGGGCGGCGGCTACACGCTGGCGAGCGACGTGACGCGGCTGTGA
- the ndk gene encoding nucleoside-diphosphate kinase — MAVTRTFSIIKPDATRRNLTGAVTKMLEEAGLRVVASKRIHMTREQAEGFYAVHKERPFFGELVEFMISGPVVVQVLEGENAMQRNRDIMGATNPANAEPGTIRAELAESIEANTVHGSDSEENAAIEIAYFFKPEEIVG, encoded by the coding sequence ATGGCCGTGACCCGTACCTTTTCGATCATCAAGCCCGATGCCACCCGCCGCAACCTGACCGGCGCGGTCACCAAGATGCTTGAGGAGGCCGGCCTGCGAGTCGTCGCCAGCAAGCGCATCCACATGACCCGCGAACAGGCCGAGGGCTTCTACGCGGTGCACAAGGAGCGCCCCTTCTTCGGCGAGCTGGTCGAATTCATGATCTCCGGCCCGGTCGTCGTGCAGGTGCTCGAGGGCGAGAACGCCATGCAGCGCAACCGCGACATCATGGGCGCGACCAACCCGGCCAATGCCGAGCCGGGCACGATCCGCGCCGAGCTGGCCGAATCGATCGAAGCAAACACCGTCCACGGTTCGGACAGCGAAGAAAATGCCGCGATCGAAATCGCCTATTTCTTCAAGCCGGAAGAAATCGTCGGCTGA
- a CDS encoding MFS transporter: protein MATTLHEAGSVTGTSAAGATGVPPITLRTRVSYGSGAIANGIKNAAFTTYLLFFYSQIIGVPAGIVSAAVALTLLVDAVADPLIGRWSDMTRSRWGRRHPFIYGAAFPTAFFFLLAWFPPQGMSDFQMGIWIFATASLTRVSISAFEINTSAMTPELTQDYRERTRLFSLRWWFGYAGTYLFTAICLTTFFAATPEYPRGQLNPAGYPGFAMAGGVTILAAILICGIGTHNRIPYLRQAPVRAEPLKLMGHLREMGSALRNRAFLSIFGFGVLKYSAIGLYSATTLFFLTYLYELGATQVAILTIDSFVAATIAAPLAPVMSAWLGKRTSSMLFAVVGVSIGLTPLFLAYNGWFFAPGDPWLVPTLFAIGALYGAMVAISLINTSSMLADVVEDSALKTGRHEAGIFFSAASFMQQCSTAIGIFLAGRLLVWSDFPAKPAPGTVSDEAIRSLVIHYIPCSIGLWTLGALILLFYPITKAKHEANVAALQAREAEARAVEMDNSALLGPAR from the coding sequence ATGGCGACAACGCTCCATGAAGCCGGGTCGGTGACCGGCACGTCTGCAGCAGGAGCGACGGGCGTTCCGCCGATCACGCTGCGTACCCGGGTCAGCTATGGGTCGGGCGCGATCGCCAACGGCATCAAGAACGCTGCCTTCACCACCTATCTGCTGTTCTTCTACAGCCAGATCATCGGCGTGCCTGCGGGTATCGTTTCCGCCGCGGTCGCGCTGACCCTGCTGGTCGATGCGGTCGCCGATCCGCTGATCGGCCGCTGGTCGGACATGACGCGCAGCCGCTGGGGACGGCGTCACCCGTTCATCTATGGCGCGGCGTTCCCCACCGCCTTTTTCTTCCTGCTCGCCTGGTTCCCGCCGCAGGGGATGAGCGATTTCCAGATGGGCATATGGATCTTCGCTACCGCCTCGCTCACCCGCGTGTCGATCAGCGCGTTCGAGATCAACACTTCGGCGATGACGCCGGAACTGACCCAGGATTATCGCGAACGCACCCGGCTGTTCTCGCTGCGCTGGTGGTTCGGCTATGCGGGCACCTATCTGTTTACCGCGATCTGTCTCACCACCTTCTTCGCCGCGACTCCCGAATATCCGCGCGGCCAGCTCAATCCGGCGGGCTATCCGGGCTTTGCCATGGCGGGCGGAGTGACGATTCTTGCCGCGATCCTGATCTGTGGGATCGGCACCCATAACCGCATCCCCTATCTCCGCCAGGCGCCCGTCCGGGCCGAGCCGCTCAAGCTGATGGGGCATCTGCGCGAGATGGGATCGGCGCTGCGCAACCGCGCATTCCTCTCGATCTTCGGCTTTGGCGTGCTCAAATATTCGGCGATCGGACTGTACAGCGCGACGACGCTGTTTTTCCTCACCTATCTCTACGAATTGGGCGCAACGCAGGTCGCGATCCTGACCATCGACAGCTTCGTCGCCGCGACCATCGCCGCGCCGCTCGCGCCGGTCATGTCCGCATGGCTCGGCAAGCGGACCAGCTCGATGCTCTTTGCGGTGGTGGGCGTGTCGATCGGCCTGACCCCGTTGTTCCTTGCCTATAATGGCTGGTTCTTCGCCCCGGGCGATCCGTGGCTGGTGCCGACATTGTTCGCGATCGGCGCGCTCTATGGCGCAATGGTCGCGATCTCGCTCATCAACACCAGTTCGATGCTGGCCGACGTGGTCGAGGACAGCGCGCTCAAGACCGGGCGGCACGAGGCGGGGATCTTCTTCTCGGCCGCCAGCTTCATGCAGCAATGTTCGACCGCGATCGGCATCTTCCTTGCCGGGCGGTTGCTGGTCTGGTCCGATTTCCCCGCCAAACCTGCGCCCGGGACGGTGAGCGACGAGGCGATCCGCAGCCTCGTCATCCATTACATCCCATGTTCGATCGGGCTGTGGACGCTCGGCGCGCTGATCCTGCTCTTTTACCCGATTACCAAGGCGAAGCACGAAGCCAATGTCGCGGCGCTGCAGGCGCGCGAAGCGGAGGCCCGGGCGGTCGAGATGGACAATTCGGCGCTGCTCGGCCCGGCGCGCTGA
- a CDS encoding acyl-CoA dehydrogenase family protein, which translates to MAVLTEEQTMLRDMARDWASNESPVTAWRKIRDANTATGYDPAAYATMAEMGWTGVIIPEAHGGSDFGWLSLGLVIEELGKTMAASPIAASAVAASAILLGGNDAQKDAYLPRIASGELVATLAVDEGPRHDPSVITAKVEDGKLSGTKAFVAEGDSAGLFVVAATDGLYLVAAGEGVSVDRRHLVDFRSHAQMTFDGAPADKLASGGADLLEAVLDRAAVLAAAEMLGMAGQAFDTTLAYLKQRVQFGQVLATFQALQHRMANLFSDIELMRSAVEAGLSAIDRGGDTRQAASLAKAKANEVGHLMSRELIQLHGGIGMTDEYDAGFYLKRMRVLEQLWGNTAFHRERFARLSGF; encoded by the coding sequence ATGGCCGTTCTGACCGAAGAACAGACGATGCTGCGCGACATGGCGCGCGACTGGGCGAGCAACGAGAGCCCGGTCACCGCGTGGCGCAAGATCCGCGATGCCAATACCGCGACGGGTTACGACCCCGCCGCCTATGCGACGATGGCCGAAATGGGCTGGACCGGGGTGATCATCCCCGAGGCGCACGGTGGCAGCGATTTCGGCTGGCTGAGCCTGGGGCTGGTGATCGAGGAACTGGGCAAGACCATGGCCGCCAGCCCGATCGCGGCATCCGCAGTCGCGGCGTCGGCGATCCTGCTGGGCGGGAACGACGCGCAAAAGGACGCCTATCTGCCCCGCATCGCGAGTGGCGAACTGGTCGCGACGCTCGCCGTTGACGAAGGGCCGCGCCATGATCCTTCGGTGATCACGGCCAAGGTTGAGGACGGAAAGCTGAGCGGTACGAAGGCATTCGTTGCCGAGGGCGACAGCGCAGGACTGTTCGTGGTGGCCGCGACCGATGGCCTCTATCTTGTCGCGGCGGGGGAGGGCGTGTCTGTGGATCGCCGCCATCTCGTCGATTTCCGCAGCCATGCGCAGATGACGTTCGACGGCGCGCCTGCCGACAAGCTCGCTTCCGGAGGTGCCGATCTGCTGGAGGCGGTGCTCGATCGCGCTGCGGTGCTCGCCGCGGCCGAGATGCTCGGCATGGCCGGGCAGGCGTTCGACACCACGCTGGCCTATCTCAAACAGCGGGTGCAGTTTGGACAGGTACTCGCGACCTTTCAGGCGCTGCAGCATCGCATGGCCAATTTGTTCAGCGACATCGAACTCATGCGTTCCGCCGTCGAGGCGGGGTTGTCCGCAATCGATCGCGGGGGGGACACCCGCCAGGCGGCCTCGCTCGCCAAGGCCAAGGCGAACGAGGTAGGTCATCTGATGAGCCGGGAGCTGATCCAGCTGCATGGCGGCATCGGCATGACCGACGAATATGATGCTGGCTTTTACCTCAAGCGGATGCGGGTGCTGGAACAACTCTGGGGCAATACCGCCTTTCACCGCGAACGGTTCGCGCGGCTGAGCGGGTTTTAG
- a CDS encoding SDR family NAD(P)-dependent oxidoreductase, whose translation MSMEGMAAIVTGGGTGIGAAVVRRLAERGVRCVINYATSRDAAEALAAEVGNGSIAVQADIADDAQCRALAAAAHDAFGRIDLLVNNAGKTKFANHEDLEALSADDFLDIYRLNTVAPFQMIRACAPAMRTGPASAVVNIASVAGVFGNGSSVAYAASKGALATMTKSLARVLAPAIRVNAVAPGYVGTGWFSERMAPEAFDKFEALIASQTPMAMAAHAEDIAGPIVNLLDPASRVITGEVLLLDAGAHLDVGLSRRPGKS comes from the coding sequence ATGAGCATGGAGGGGATGGCCGCCATCGTCACCGGCGGCGGCACCGGGATCGGCGCGGCGGTGGTGCGGCGGCTGGCGGAGCGCGGCGTGCGCTGCGTCATCAACTACGCCACCAGCCGCGACGCGGCGGAGGCGCTGGCGGCGGAAGTCGGAAACGGGTCGATCGCGGTTCAGGCCGACATTGCCGATGACGCTCAGTGTCGCGCGCTCGCCGCTGCCGCGCACGACGCGTTCGGCCGCATCGACCTGTTGGTCAACAACGCCGGCAAGACCAAATTCGCCAATCACGAAGACTTGGAAGCGCTGTCGGCGGACGATTTCCTCGACATCTACCGTCTCAACACCGTCGCCCCGTTCCAGATGATCCGCGCCTGCGCCCCCGCCATGCGCACCGGGCCAGCGAGCGCGGTGGTCAACATCGCCTCGGTCGCGGGCGTGTTCGGCAACGGCTCCTCGGTCGCCTATGCCGCGTCAAAGGGCGCGCTGGCGACCATGACCAAGAGCCTCGCCCGCGTCCTCGCCCCCGCGATCCGCGTCAACGCCGTCGCGCCGGGCTATGTCGGCACCGGCTGGTTCAGCGAGCGCATGGCCCCCGAAGCCTTCGACAAGTTCGAGGCGTTGATCGCCAGCCAGACGCCGATGGCGATGGCCGCCCATGCCGAGGATATCGCCGGCCCGATCGTCAATCTGCTCGACCCCGCCAGCCGCGTGATTACCGGCGAGGTGCTGCTACTGGACGCCGGCGCGCACCTGGATGTCGGACTATCGCGAAGGCCTGGGAAGAGCTGA
- a CDS encoding sensor histidine kinase, with translation MRRFLPRSLTGQIALMVALALFVAQAINFALLLRERRSLRFEQVTAPAITRVVDAAERIRDGRFREPPDQRRARLRLEPRNPIPPGLRRKPDVEDGIRQALAEAGIQAGAIVTGLDRISETDPRFVRMNALRAQRMKRLGGELIVAVELPGRGWLVLKSGWPFSDRDIIWRLILQTLIIYAIVLVPVLWLGHRVARPLRSLAAAARDFSPATASSPIEERGPGDVRAVIAAYNLMSSRVTAMLDEKDQMLGAIGHDLRTPLAALRVRIESVEDDEDRARMADTIDEMNRTLDDILSLARLGRPSEAPTETDLSALIDAVVDDFRDLGHPVDYEDGNRLILRIRPSLMRRAVRNLIENAVKYADGAEVTLRHDAVGVRIEVADRGPGIPAEQIAAVFDPFTRLDPSRNRTTGGVGLGLTLARAIVREAGGDITLANREGGGLCATIMLPGR, from the coding sequence ATGAGGCGGTTCCTGCCCCGCAGCCTGACCGGGCAGATCGCGCTGATGGTCGCGCTGGCGCTGTTCGTCGCGCAGGCGATCAACTTTGCGTTGTTGCTGCGCGAGCGGCGGTCGCTGCGGTTCGAGCAGGTGACCGCCCCCGCCATCACGCGGGTGGTGGATGCCGCTGAGCGAATCCGCGACGGCCGCTTCCGCGAACCGCCCGACCAGCGCCGGGCGCGGCTGCGGCTCGAGCCTCGCAACCCGATCCCGCCCGGGCTGCGCCGCAAGCCCGACGTTGAGGACGGAATACGGCAGGCACTGGCGGAAGCGGGCATTCAGGCCGGTGCGATCGTGACCGGGCTCGACCGCATCTCCGAAACCGACCCGCGGTTCGTCCGGATGAACGCGTTGCGCGCACAGCGGATGAAGCGACTGGGCGGTGAACTGATCGTCGCCGTCGAACTGCCCGGGCGGGGCTGGCTGGTGCTCAAGTCAGGCTGGCCGTTCAGCGACCGCGACATCATCTGGCGCCTGATCCTTCAGACCCTGATCATCTACGCGATTGTGCTGGTGCCGGTGTTGTGGCTCGGCCACCGTGTCGCGCGACCGCTACGCTCGCTCGCCGCTGCGGCGCGCGATTTCAGCCCCGCCACCGCCTCGTCCCCGATCGAGGAACGCGGGCCGGGGGATGTGCGCGCGGTGATCGCTGCCTACAATCTGATGAGCAGCCGCGTCACCGCGATGCTGGACGAAAAGGACCAGATGCTGGGCGCGATCGGACATGACCTGCGCACCCCGCTGGCCGCGCTGCGCGTGCGGATCGAGTCGGTCGAGGATGACGAGGATCGTGCGCGCATGGCCGACACGATCGACGAGATGAACCGCACGCTCGACGACATTCTTAGCCTCGCGCGGCTGGGCCGACCGAGCGAGGCGCCGACCGAGACCGACCTGTCGGCGCTGATCGATGCGGTTGTGGACGATTTCCGCGACCTCGGCCATCCCGTCGACTATGAGGACGGCAACCGCCTCATCCTGCGCATCCGCCCTTCGCTGATGCGCCGCGCGGTGCGCAACCTGATCGAGAATGCGGTGAAATATGCCGATGGCGCCGAAGTGACGCTGCGCCACGACGCGGTCGGCGTGCGGATCGAGGTCGCCGATCGCGGCCCGGGCATTCCGGCGGAGCAGATTGCGGCGGTGTTCGACCCCTTCACCCGGCTTGATCCATCGCGCAACCGCACCACCGGCGGCGTGGGCCTGGGCCTGACGCTGGCGCGAGCGATCGTGCGCGAGGCGGGAGGCGACATCACGCTGGCGAACCGCGAGGGCGGCGGGCTGTGCGCGACGATCATGCTGCCGGGGCGGTGA
- a CDS encoding class I adenylate-forming enzyme family protein: MQTATEILARSFGTLPELIAAHARNQANKLAVVHGDEALSYAQIDARMDAIAAALQRDGLAKGQAVAIVGAMSVDYAAVFLGAIRAGGAPAPIAPSSTGDQMAAMIADSGAGVVFLDADAVATLGDRTVAARRVLLDAEALGAWLADVGAPSPVELLPEDPFNIIYSSGTTGTPKGIVQPHAMRWEHIARGDAAGFADAVTMIATPLYSNTTLVSFIPTLAWGGTVVLLGKFDARGFLEAAERHQATHAMLVPVQYQRIMALPDFDAFDLSSFRLKTCTSAPFSAALKADVVARWPGLLVEYYGMTEGGGTCILNASAHPDKLHTVGQPAPGHDIRLIDEDGREVARGEMGEVVGRSGAMMSGYHGRKRATSEAEWFDAQGNRFIRHGDVGRFDADGFLILMDRKKDLIISGGFNIYPSDLEAELRQHPGVRDCAVVGVPSEQWGETPVGFYVPADATPAGEILAAVNATLGKTQRLADLVAIDDLPRSAIGKVLKRELRDLYVEKTPA, from the coding sequence ATGCAGACAGCGACGGAGATCCTGGCCCGGTCGTTCGGGACCTTACCCGAGCTTATCGCCGCCCATGCGCGCAACCAAGCGAACAAGCTGGCGGTAGTGCATGGCGACGAGGCACTAAGCTATGCGCAGATCGACGCGCGGATGGACGCGATTGCGGCGGCGTTGCAGCGCGATGGGCTAGCCAAGGGGCAAGCAGTAGCGATCGTCGGGGCGATGAGCGTCGACTATGCTGCGGTGTTTCTGGGCGCGATCCGTGCGGGCGGGGCTCCTGCGCCGATTGCGCCCTCCTCTACCGGGGATCAGATGGCGGCGATGATCGCGGATAGCGGCGCGGGGGTGGTGTTCCTCGATGCCGATGCTGTGGCAACGCTGGGCGACCGCACGGTGGCGGCGCGGCGGGTGCTGCTGGACGCTGAGGCGTTGGGTGCGTGGCTCGCGGATGTCGGTGCGCCCTCCCCCGTCGAACTGCTGCCCGAGGATCCGTTCAACATCATCTATTCTAGCGGAACGACGGGCACGCCCAAAGGGATCGTCCAGCCCCATGCGATGCGTTGGGAACATATCGCGCGCGGCGATGCGGCCGGCTTTGCCGATGCGGTGACGATGATCGCGACGCCGCTCTATTCCAACACGACCTTGGTCAGCTTTATCCCGACGCTTGCCTGGGGCGGCACTGTCGTGCTGCTGGGCAAGTTCGACGCGCGCGGCTTTCTGGAAGCGGCGGAGCGGCATCAGGCCACGCACGCGATGCTGGTGCCGGTGCAATATCAACGGATCATGGCGCTGCCCGATTTCGATGCGTTCGACCTGTCGAGCTTTCGGCTGAAGACCTGCACCAGCGCGCCCTTTTCCGCCGCGCTGAAGGCCGATGTCGTGGCGCGCTGGCCGGGGCTGCTGGTCGAATATTATGGGATGACGGAGGGGGGCGGCACCTGCATCCTCAATGCGAGCGCGCATCCCGACAAGCTGCACACGGTGGGCCAGCCCGCGCCGGGGCATGACATCCGCCTGATCGACGAGGACGGGCGCGAGGTGGCGCGGGGCGAGATGGGCGAAGTCGTCGGGCGTAGCGGGGCGATGATGTCGGGCTATCACGGACGCAAACGGGCGACGTCGGAGGCGGAATGGTTCGATGCGCAGGGTAATCGCTTCATCCGCCATGGCGATGTCGGACGGTTCGACGCGGACGGCTTCCTGATTCTGATGGACCGCAAGAAGGACCTGATCATCTCCGGGGGGTTCAACATCTATCCGAGCGATCTGGAGGCGGAGTTGCGCCAGCATCCCGGCGTGCGCGATTGCGCGGTGGTGGGGGTGCCGTCGGAGCAATGGGGGGAGACGCCGGTCGGCTTCTATGTCCCCGCCGACGCGACCCCGGCGGGTGAGATCCTGGCGGCGGTCAATGCGACCTTGGGCAAGACCCAACGGCTGGCCGATCTGGTCGCGATCGACGACTTGCCGCGCAGCGCGATCGGCAAGGTGCTGAAACGCGAATTGCGCGACCTTTATGTGGAGAAGACCCCGGCATGA
- a CDS encoding glutathione binding-like protein, producing the protein MIDLHYWPTPNGHKITLFLEEAGLPYTIHPVNMGQGEQFKPDFLKIAPNNRMPAIVDHEPADGGEPISVFESGAILLYLANKIGRFFGPEQRDKIVQMQWLMWQMGGLGPMAGQNHHFNRYAPEQIPYAQKRYIDETNRLYGVLDRQLAGKPFVGGEAYSIADMAIYPWIVPYEAQGQNLDDFAHVKRWFEAVGARPGTVRAYAKGEEVRPGNPAMTDEQKKVLFGQTAAVTKG; encoded by the coding sequence ATGATCGACCTGCACTATTGGCCGACGCCGAATGGCCACAAGATCACGCTGTTTCTGGAGGAGGCTGGCCTCCCCTACACCATCCATCCGGTTAACATGGGCCAGGGCGAGCAGTTCAAGCCCGATTTCCTGAAGATCGCGCCCAACAACCGGATGCCCGCGATCGTCGATCACGAACCCGCAGATGGCGGCGAGCCGATCAGCGTGTTCGAGAGCGGGGCGATCCTGCTCTATCTCGCCAACAAGATCGGCCGCTTTTTCGGTCCCGAACAGCGCGACAAGATCGTCCAGATGCAATGGCTGATGTGGCAGATGGGCGGGCTGGGGCCGATGGCGGGGCAGAACCACCATTTCAACCGCTATGCGCCCGAGCAGATTCCGTACGCCCAGAAGCGCTATATCGACGAGACCAACCGGCTGTACGGCGTGCTCGACCGGCAGCTGGCAGGCAAGCCGTTTGTCGGAGGCGAGGCGTATTCGATCGCGGACATGGCGATCTATCCGTGGATCGTCCCGTATGAGGCGCAGGGTCAGAACCTGGATGATTTCGCGCATGTGAAGCGCTGGTTCGAGGCGGTCGGCGCGCGGCCGGGGACGGTGCGGGCCTATGCCAAGGGCGAAGAGGTGCGCCCGGGCAATCCGGCAATGACCGACGAACAGAAGAAGGTGTTGTTCGGACAGACTGCGGCGGTGACGAAGGGGTAA